From the Triticum urartu cultivar G1812 unplaced genomic scaffold, Tu2.1 TuUngrouped_contig_5817, whole genome shotgun sequence genome, the window CCCGGAACTCGTCACCGCTCAGCGTCTCCTTCTCCAGGAGCACCTCCACGATCTTGTCCATGGCCACGCGGTTGTCCCTCACCTGCTGCAGGGCAATCTCATAGGCCTTGTCCGACAGCTGCTTCACCGCCGAGTCGATGTCCAGCGCCAGCTTCTCCGACATGGAGTTCCTGGCCATCATCCGCATGATCACGTCCCCGCTCTGCGCCGCGTCCATCAGAGACCACGGGCCGATGTCCGACATGCCGAACGTCACCACCATCTGCAGCAGAAGCATCGGGGTCAGTACGATGAAACGTTTAGATAAATCTGATAGATTAGCAGAAGCTGTCATGACAAAATGGGAGCATACCTGCTTGGCTAAGCCGGTGATCTGCTGCAGGTCACCGGCAGCTCCGGTGGTCACCTCAGAATCTCCGAATATGATCTCCTCAGCAGCTCTGCCGCCAAGGCCGCCGACGATTCTGGCAAAGAGCTGCTGCCTAGAGATGAGCGTTGGGTCATCCATGGGAATGAACCAGGTGAGACCACGGGCTTGACCCCTTGGAACCAAGGTAACCTTCTGGACGGGGTCGTGGCCAGGCGTCAAAGTTCTGCAAAAAGTAACATCTTCAGATATGAACCAGGTTGTTGGGAAGTTTGTAATGCGAGTAATAGACAAAGAACAGAGAAACACCTAAAAGCATAAGCACCCGGTATCCCCTTCAGAAAAATGATGGAGAAAAAAGCCTCTTATACTACGCCTAAACATGGTGGTGCATGCAAAAGGAGGCTGGAAGTCTTTGTCAGCACAAAATAGTATCTAAATGCACTATAGAAATGCTGAGAAATCCATCAAGATCCAATGCAATATTCAACAAAATAGGGGATTCGAAGAGATGAAGATTCTCTCTTACCCGCAAACTGCATGGCCAACTTCGTGGTAAGCAACAAGGCTTTTGCTCTTCCCATCTGTCATGACAGTTCCTTCCATACCAGCCACTATTCTGTCGATTGAATCGTCAATCTCCTTCGAGGAGATTCCGGTCCTCCCACGTCGGCCTGCTAATATGGCTGCCTCATTCAGAAGATTCGCCAGGTCTGCTCCACTGAACCCAGGTGTTCTCATTGCAATGACCTCAAGGGAAACATCAGCATCAAACTTCTTGTTGCTACCGTGCACCTTGAGAATCTCTGTCCTTCCACGTACATCAGGAACATCAACACTCACCTGTGAAACAAGTTACAAGGTATATCCAAATGTTAAGCAAGATCCAGAATATTTTTAAAATAGGTTCTAACAGGTTCCAAGTTTTAAGATATCCAAAGATAGTTCAAGCTCTGAACTAGAATTGGACTTGAGGTTTACAAGCACGTGCTAACCTCACTAAGAATTTTTTTTTTTCTAAAATCTGTTGCAGGAATAATTGCAATGATAAGAATGTGGAAATAGGGACATGCAAATTAAATTCCAGACTGATGTTATTAGCCTTAAAAAAAAGCTGGATAGAAACTAACCTGTCTGTCAAAGCGTCCAGGTCTAAGCAAAGCGGAATCCAAGATGTCAGCCCTGTTGGTGGCAGCAACAACAATGATGCCAGTGTTGCCCTCAAAACCATCCATCTCAGTCAGTAGCTGATTGAGAGTCTGCTCCCTTTCATCGTTCCCACCACCGATACCTGTTCCTCTTTGCCTCCCAACAGCATCAATTTCATCAACAAACACTATGCAAGGAGCATTCTCCTTGGCCTTCTTGAAGAGATCACGAACACGGGAGGCACCAACACCAACAAACATCTCCACGAACTCAGAACCCGATATCGAGAAGAATGGCACGCCAGCCTCTCCTGCGATCGCCTTGGCAAGCAAAGTCTTACCAGTTCCAGGAGGACCAACAAGCAGCACACCCTTGGGAATGCGGGCACCAACAGCGGTGAACCTCTCtggcttcttcaggaactcaacCACTTCCATGAAGTCCTGCTTTGCTTCGTCAACACCAGCAACGTCATCGAACGTAACGCCGGTGTTGGGCTCCATCTGGAACTTGGCCTTGGACTGGCCAAAACCAAGAGGGAAGCCAGGCCCACCGGGTCCACCCATGCCACCAGACCCTCCTCTTCTCGACAGCAAGAACAGACCGCCGATAAGGATGAGCGGGAAGGCCAAGTTCCCGATAAGGTTGAAGAGAAGGTTACCGGAGTCCTCCTGCTGGTTGTGTGCAGCAAAGTCAATgttcttctccctcaacttctgGAGAAGCTCCTGGCTGAGGCCGGGAAGCTGCACACGGACTCTTTGCACGCGGTTGCCGAGCTCGGGAGAAATGGCCTCCACGATAGCAATGGTCCCGTTCTCAAACAGATCGACCTTCTTCACCCTGTCCTTGTCGAGGTACTCGAGGAACCTCGAGTAGGACATCCTGGAGGAAGAGACGCCCTGGTCATCGGCGAGAGCCTTGTTGGCACTCAGCAGGGCGGGCAGGCCGACTCCTCCGAGCGCAAGCTTCAGGAGCTTCCTCTTAGAATCGTTCCGCTTGTGCTCCAGGGAGGCGGTCACGGACACCGGCCTCTGCGCGACGCCGCTCGAGGGGAGCGCTCCGAAGGGGAGCAGCCCTTTTGCAGCAAGACTCATGGATGGCGCCATGTTTGCTCACTGCGGATGAAATGAACGGAGATGCCGTCAGCATGAATCAGAGACAGAACATAATTAATTGCTGTCGTCAGCATCAATCAGAGAGAGAACGAATTAATTCTTGCAAAAGCAAATTTTGCACGCAGGCAAGTACTTTTCCTAAGTGTTTAATGCTCTGTATCATCAATTCAGTCCGACGGAATCGACCAGTGCTACGAGCAGAAAAGTCCTACCAGCATCACAAATCAGAAGAACACACCCCCTAATAAGCCTGAAGCCTGTACAATTCGTTTCATTTTGGACAGTGGCTACCACCAACCCTTGGAATGTAAAATGTTTCACAGCAAAAAAAGGCCTGGTCCACCAGACAAGAGTTCCCCCTGATGAAGAACTATAACGGAACCATACAAAACACAGGTGCCACGACCAACCAATCATTTCGTCCCTCCCTCCAACTACAAGCAACTAGAGCCATCAATCTACCCCCTCAAAGTGCTCCCAGCAGCTTGAATGTTCTTCAGATTACTGTACTACCCAACTGGGATGAGCAATCTAAACGGCTTCACTAACCTCGCAGCTACCATAGCCTAGATTAGCAGCAGCAGCCATCCATTATCACGCGCTATCCACCTCCACGGCCTGAATTAAAACACCCGGACGAACACTACCGCCCAAACGCTTGCTAAAGAACCACAGGCAGAAGGGGAATCTCGCGGGATACTACAGCGCATGGCTTAAGCGAGCAGGGTTGAAGCGGAGATTTCAAGCAAATCACGGGAGCTCCGTCGGCACGCACCTGAGACGGGATGGATCGGGGCTGGGCCGGAGGTGGGAGGGGGGAAGGGGGCGGACTGTGAGGGGAGGGGGGCGAGGCGAGCCGGGCGTA encodes:
- the LOC125529752 gene encoding ATP-dependent zinc metalloprotease FTSH 2, chloroplastic, with product MAPSMSLAAKGLLPFGALPSSGVAQRPVSVTASLEHKRNDSKRKLLKLALGGVGLPALLSANKALADDQGVSSSRMSYSRFLEYLDKDRVKKVDLFENGTIAIVEAISPELGNRVQRVRVQLPGLSQELLQKLREKNIDFAAHNQQEDSGNLLFNLIGNLAFPLILIGGLFLLSRRGGSGGMGGPGGPGFPLGFGQSKAKFQMEPNTGVTFDDVAGVDEAKQDFMEVVEFLKKPERFTAVGARIPKGVLLVGPPGTGKTLLAKAIAGEAGVPFFSISGSEFVEMFVGVGASRVRDLFKKAKENAPCIVFVDEIDAVGRQRGTGIGGGNDEREQTLNQLLTEMDGFEGNTGIIVVAATNRADILDSALLRPGRFDRQVSVDVPDVRGRTEILKVHGSNKKFDADVSLEVIAMRTPGFSGADLANLLNEAAILAGRRGRTGISSKEIDDSIDRIVAGMEGTVMTDGKSKSLVAYHEVGHAVCGTLTPGHDPVQKVTLVPRGQARGLTWFIPMDDPTLISRQQLFARIVGGLGGRAAEEIIFGDSEVTTGAAGDLQQITGLAKQMVVTFGMSDIGPWSLMDAAQSGDVIMRMMARNSMSEKLALDIDSAVKQLSDKAYEIALQQVRDNRVAMDKIVEVLLEKETLSGDEFRAILSEFTEIPVENRVPPTPQAAVPV